One window from the genome of Pantoea cypripedii encodes:
- a CDS encoding aldehyde dehydrogenase family protein has product MLSFDPEKVSLPAGHYIDGQHCSTQGASFAVKRPSDGKVYASLNDATAADVDRAVSIAHRALATSGWRSCPPRERGKVLRRWADLIESDLLLAQLEALGSTRPISDVVQHEIPFTAEAIRFYAECADKYSGDLFPTKESSLGMLISEPYGVIGAITPWNFPLSMASWKCGPALAAGNAVVLKPSELTPFSTVRMAELAVLAGLPAGILNIVQGSGAVTGHALVTHPLVRKVSFTGSTVTGARIMSDAAQHGMKPVTLELGGKSPQLVFDDAGDIELLAQRILRGFTANGGQACVAGTRLIVQRGIAQPLLDRLVTLCQQPRPGVTWQDDSRYAPLIDERQGHKVASVIAAAKAQGAEVLVGGERFADTAEGWFWQPTLLSGVAPDNPAVQQEIFGPVLTVQEFDDEEEGLQLAAHETYGLCAGVHTLSLPRAMRAMRALESGTVWINRYGRSGDFIIPTGGFLGSGIGKDLGRQAFQACQRQKSVLIDF; this is encoded by the coding sequence ATGTTAAGTTTCGACCCTGAAAAAGTTTCTTTACCCGCCGGACATTATATTGATGGACAGCATTGCTCTACCCAGGGCGCGTCTTTTGCCGTTAAACGGCCCTCTGATGGCAAAGTCTATGCCAGCCTGAACGACGCCACCGCAGCGGATGTGGATCGGGCGGTCAGCATCGCCCATCGCGCATTAGCCACCAGTGGCTGGCGCAGCTGCCCACCGCGCGAACGTGGCAAAGTGCTGCGTCGCTGGGCCGACCTGATTGAGAGCGATCTGCTGCTGGCGCAGCTGGAAGCACTCGGCTCCACCCGCCCAATCAGTGACGTGGTGCAGCATGAAATTCCCTTCACCGCCGAAGCCATTCGTTTCTACGCCGAGTGCGCTGACAAATACAGCGGCGACCTGTTCCCGACTAAAGAGAGCAGCCTCGGCATGCTGATCTCTGAACCTTATGGCGTCATCGGCGCGATCACCCCGTGGAATTTCCCGCTGTCGATGGCGTCGTGGAAATGTGGTCCGGCGCTGGCGGCGGGCAACGCGGTGGTGCTGAAACCCTCTGAACTGACACCGTTCTCCACCGTGCGTATGGCTGAACTGGCTGTGCTGGCCGGTTTACCGGCGGGCATCCTGAATATTGTGCAGGGCAGCGGGGCGGTGACCGGTCATGCGCTGGTCACCCATCCGCTGGTGCGCAAAGTCTCCTTTACCGGTTCCACCGTGACCGGTGCACGCATCATGAGCGATGCGGCACAGCACGGCATGAAACCGGTCACCCTTGAGCTGGGCGGTAAAAGCCCGCAGCTGGTGTTCGATGATGCGGGTGATATCGAGTTGCTGGCGCAGCGTATCCTGCGCGGCTTCACCGCCAATGGCGGCCAGGCCTGTGTGGCCGGTACGCGTCTGATTGTGCAGCGTGGCATCGCACAACCGTTGCTGGATCGCCTGGTCACGCTGTGCCAGCAACCGCGTCCGGGTGTCACCTGGCAGGATGACAGCCGCTATGCACCGCTTATCGACGAACGTCAGGGGCACAAAGTGGCGTCGGTGATCGCAGCCGCCAAAGCGCAGGGGGCGGAGGTGCTGGTGGGGGGTGAACGCTTTGCCGACACCGCTGAAGGCTGGTTCTGGCAACCCACGCTGCTGTCTGGTGTGGCACCTGATAATCCGGCAGTGCAGCAGGAAATCTTTGGCCCGGTGCTGACCGTGCAGGAGTTTGACGACGAAGAGGAAGGGCTACAGTTGGCGGCGCATGAAACCTATGGCCTGTGCGCCGGGGTACACACCCTGAGCCTGCCACGGGCGATGCGGGCAATGCGCGCCCTTGAATCCGGCACCGTGTGGATCAACCGCTATGGCCGTTCCGGCGATTTTATTATCCCCACCGGTGGCTTCCTTGGCTCCGGTATTGGCAAGGATCTGGGGCGTCAGGCTTTCCAGGCCTGCCAGCGCCAGAAGAGTGTATTAATCGATTTTTAA
- a CDS encoding NAD-dependent succinate-semialdehyde dehydrogenase, protein MSRIQLKDAELLRQQALFGGRWQDAHSGATLPVVDPSTQETLVTIPALGAAETEQAIDYAESVRISWGKTPNATRAALLEKWHQLILANADDLAIIMTAEQGKPLAEAKGEVLYGASFVKWFAEEARRIYGDTIPAPSEDRRILVLKQPVGVAAAITPWNFPIAMITRKVAPALAAGCPIIVKPSELTPLSALALAVLAERAGFPSGVLQVLTGLPADIGSTLTASRTVRKISFTGSTRIGQLLMQQSADSVKRLSLELGGNAPLIVFDDADLEIAIAGVMASKFRNAGQTCVCANRILVQRGIYERFSARLLAAVATLKVGDGFDTQSTLGPLINDRAVEKVNSHIDDALSQGATLLTGGISPPNGTFVQPTVLGNVTSRMRIAHEETFGPVAPLFIFDDEAEAIAMANDTPYGLGAYFFTENIRRAWRVAEALEFGMVGFNTGAISLDAAPFGGIKLSGLGREGSRYGIEEYLEQKTFHIGSL, encoded by the coding sequence ATGTCGCGAATTCAACTGAAAGATGCGGAGTTATTGCGCCAGCAGGCGTTGTTTGGCGGTCGCTGGCAGGATGCGCACAGCGGCGCGACGCTGCCGGTTGTCGATCCTTCTACTCAGGAAACGCTGGTGACCATCCCGGCACTGGGTGCGGCTGAAACCGAACAGGCGATAGATTATGCCGAATCGGTGCGCATCAGCTGGGGTAAGACGCCGAACGCCACCCGCGCGGCGCTGCTGGAAAAGTGGCATCAGCTGATCCTGGCAAATGCGGATGACCTGGCCATTATTATGACCGCCGAACAAGGCAAACCGCTGGCGGAAGCCAAAGGCGAGGTGCTGTACGGGGCCAGTTTTGTCAAATGGTTCGCCGAAGAGGCACGCCGTATCTATGGCGATACCATTCCGGCCCCGAGTGAAGATCGCCGTATTCTGGTGCTGAAACAGCCAGTGGGTGTGGCCGCCGCCATCACGCCATGGAACTTCCCGATTGCGATGATCACCCGCAAAGTTGCTCCGGCGCTGGCGGCGGGTTGCCCCATCATTGTTAAACCCTCTGAACTGACGCCGTTATCTGCGCTGGCATTGGCAGTACTGGCCGAGCGTGCAGGCTTCCCGAGCGGCGTGCTTCAGGTGCTGACCGGCCTGCCAGCCGATATCGGCAGTACGCTTACCGCCAGCCGCACGGTACGCAAAATTTCCTTCACCGGATCAACCCGTATCGGCCAGTTGCTGATGCAGCAAAGTGCCGACAGCGTGAAGCGCCTGAGCCTGGAACTGGGTGGCAACGCGCCATTGATCGTGTTTGACGATGCCGACCTGGAGATTGCGATTGCCGGGGTGATGGCGAGCAAGTTCCGCAATGCCGGACAAACCTGCGTCTGCGCCAACCGCATCCTGGTGCAGCGCGGCATTTATGAACGCTTCAGCGCCCGTTTACTGGCCGCGGTGGCGACGTTAAAAGTCGGCGACGGTTTTGATACGCAAAGTACCCTCGGTCCGTTGATCAATGATCGTGCGGTGGAGAAGGTGAACAGCCATATTGATGATGCGCTGAGCCAGGGGGCAACCCTGCTGACGGGGGGCATCAGCCCGCCCAACGGCACGTTTGTTCAGCCAACGGTGCTGGGCAATGTTACCAGCCGGATGCGCATCGCCCATGAAGAAACCTTTGGACCGGTCGCGCCGCTGTTTATTTTTGATGATGAAGCGGAAGCCATCGCCATGGCGAATGATACGCCTTATGGTCTCGGTGCTTATTTCTTCACCGAAAATATTCGGCGGGCGTGGCGCGTAGCAGAAGCGCTGGAATTTGGTATGGTGGGATTTAATACCGGAGCCATTTCATTAGATGCCGCACCTTTTGGCGGAATTAAATTATCCGGGTTGGGACGCGAAGGATCACGTTACGGAATAGAAGAGTATCTGGAGCAGAAAACATTTCATATTGGCAGTCTCTGA
- the cbl gene encoding HTH-type transcriptional regulator Cbl: MNFQQLKIIREAARCEFNLTEVANTLFTSQSGVSRHIRDLEDELGVEIFIRRGKRLLGMTEPGKALLTIAERILDEAGKVRRLADVFTNETSGVLTIATTHTQARYSLPRVIKAFRQLYPNVRLELNQGSPQEIVAMLLAGEADIGIASEQLVNNASLAAFPWFSWHHSLLVPHDHELLQTEPVSLGQLSRYPLITYRQGITGRSRVDRAFQAAGLKPDIVLSAQDSDVVKTYVELGLGVGILADQACNIYDGEDLVKIDARHLFDANTVWLGLKRGQLQRNYVWQFLELCNANLSLEEIKRQALSYETGEEPAIDFQI; this comes from the coding sequence GTGAATTTCCAGCAACTTAAAATTATACGTGAAGCAGCCCGTTGCGAGTTCAACCTGACTGAAGTCGCCAACACGCTCTTTACCTCGCAATCCGGGGTCAGTCGCCATATTCGCGATCTGGAAGATGAACTCGGCGTCGAAATTTTTATCCGTCGCGGTAAACGTCTGCTGGGGATGACGGAACCGGGCAAAGCGCTGCTGACCATTGCTGAACGCATCCTTGATGAAGCGGGCAAAGTCCGCCGCCTCGCCGATGTGTTTACCAATGAAACCAGCGGGGTGCTGACCATCGCCACCACCCACACTCAGGCGCGTTACAGTCTGCCACGGGTGATCAAAGCCTTCCGCCAGCTCTATCCGAATGTGCGGCTGGAACTGAACCAGGGATCGCCGCAGGAAATTGTGGCGATGCTACTGGCGGGGGAAGCGGATATCGGTATCGCCAGTGAACAACTGGTGAATAACGCCAGCCTGGCGGCCTTCCCGTGGTTTAGCTGGCATCACTCTCTGCTGGTGCCGCACGACCATGAATTGTTGCAGACGGAGCCGGTATCGCTGGGTCAGCTGAGCCGCTATCCGCTGATCACCTACCGTCAGGGTATCACCGGACGTTCGCGTGTTGACCGTGCGTTTCAGGCTGCTGGATTAAAGCCGGATATCGTGCTCAGCGCCCAGGATTCTGATGTGGTGAAAACCTATGTCGAACTGGGTCTCGGCGTCGGCATCCTCGCCGACCAGGCGTGCAATATCTACGATGGTGAAGACCTGGTGAAAATCGATGCCCGTCATTTGTTCGATGCCAACACCGTCTGGCTGGGTCTGAAACGCGGCCAGCTGCAACGTAACTATGTCTGGCAGTTCCTTGAACTCTGTAACGCCAACCTGTCGCTGGAAGAGATCAAACGTCAGGCGCTTTCTTACGAAACCGGCGAAGAACCCGCTATCGACTTCCAGATCTAA